One window from the genome of Perca flavescens isolate YP-PL-M2 chromosome 17, PFLA_1.0, whole genome shotgun sequence encodes:
- the LOC114572094 gene encoding SLC35A4 upstream open reading frame protein, producing the protein MANDKGPLGQLKDLVELKDQLEDIQRRMEDEIQAGVPPGGSLLASPFLKGFLAGYVVARLRSSALLGVAVGTCTGIYAAQNYAVPNIENTVKDYIRNLKGGRK; encoded by the exons gGTCCTCTGGGCCAGCTCAAGGACCTGGTGGAGCTGAAGGACCAGCTGGAAGACATCCAGAGACGGATGGAGGATGAGATACAAGCTGGGGTTCCTCCA GGAGGTAGTCTGCTGGCTTCTCCTTTTCTCAAGGGTTTTCTGGCTGGGTACGTTGTTGCAAGGCTACGTTCTTCAGCATTACTGGGTGTTGCCGTAGGGACGTGTACAGGAATCTATGCAGCACAAAATTATGCCGTTCCCAACATTGAAAACACCGTCAAAGACTACATACGCAACCTGAAAGGAGGACGCAAATGA